One window from the genome of Clupea harengus chromosome 19, Ch_v2.0.2, whole genome shotgun sequence encodes:
- the tpbga gene encoding trophoblast glycoprotein a, producing MLPWMVLSVLLCVYHAQATCPAGCECSEAALTVKCVSKDLQDIPSGIPGYTRNLFITGNQISRIGPESFKGLDNVTTLSLSNNRISVIESHTFTGLRSLRSLDLSGNQLATIHPEALSVPSRALRDLNLSRSLYNHTSVKDLATSLRWSTLGNLQGLDLSGNGLIYLPDYIFSHLGSLRRLQLANNSLVAIHNGTFLVLERLEELDLSLNAFRTFREEALQELDRLPWARLHLGLNPYTCTCGIEPFAAWLNESQARVADLERLACAFPAALRNTSILGVSEVPLGCHRAGEGSDLALQTSYVFLGIVLGFVGLMFLFVLYLNRKGIKKRVYDMRDACSEVWEGYHYRYEIDSDPRLSNISSSAEV from the exons ATGCTTCCATGGATGGTCCTCAGCGTGTTGCTCTGTGTCTACCATGCCCAGGCAACATGCCCAGCCGGCTGCGAGTGTTCCGAGGCAGCCCTGACGGTTAAATGCGTTTCGAAAGATCTCCAGGATATTCCGAGTGGCATCCCAGGTTACACCAGGAATCTGTTCATCACGGGCAACCAGATCAGCCGTATCGGACCCGAATCCTTTAAAGGACTGGATAATGTGACAACTTTATCGCTTAGCAATAACAG GATCTCTGTGATTGAATCCCACACGTTCACTGGTCTGCGTAGCCTCCGCTCCCTGGACCTGAGTGGCAATCAGCTGGCCACCATTCACCCTGAGGCATTATCCGTGCCAAGCCGCGCACTGCGCGACCTCAACCTCAGCCGCTCGCTCTACAACCACACATCTGTCAAAGACCTGGCCACCTCGCTGCGCTGGAGCACGCTGGGAAACCTCCAGGGGCTGGACCTCAGCGGCAACGGCCTCATCTACCTGCCCGACTACATCTTCTCGCACCTGGGCAGCCTGCGTCGCCTGCAGCTGGCCAACAACTCCCTGGTGGCCATCCATAACGGAACTTTCCTGGTCCTGGAGCGGCTTGAGGAGCTGGACCTCAGCCTGAACGCCTTCCGCACCTTCCGCGAGGAGGCCCTGCAGGAGCTCGATCGCCTGCCCTGGGCGAGGCTCCATCTGGGGCTGAACCCGTACACGTGCACCTGCGGGATCGAGCCCTTCGCCGCCTGGCTGAACGAGTCGCAGGCGCGCGTGGCAGACTTGGAGCGCCTCGCGTGCGCCTTCCCCGCGGCCCTGCGAAACACCTCCATCCTGGGGGTGTCCGAGGTGCCGCTGGGGTGTCACCGGGCCGGCGAGGGGTCCGACCTGGCCCTGCAGACATCGTATGTGTTCCTGGGCATCGTACTAGGCTTCGTGGGGCTGATGTTTCTCTTTGTGCTCTACCTGAACCGTAAGGGCATCAAGAAGCGCGTCTATGACATGCGGGACGCCTGCAGCGAGGTGTGGGAGGGGTATCATTACCGCTACGAGATTGACTCCGACCCGCGGCTCTCTAACATCTCCTCGAGTGCAGAAGTGTGA
- the LOC105903700 gene encoding uncharacterized protein LOC105903700 isoform X1: protein MLSRTSLWRVGLYFLLAVPLSSSTRYYGSDEASYNGPSQSQWGKRSDDSLTPARARQHQGHSSRGYATVAVRPSSSTAKSQYSKSGTESRKPSLYPLPQGGQKDLPTSGSSYRENVPYKSPPTSWKVRPDSSKSYGPSVKAPKRGSTSAMSDRSMSSTHYRPATPPAKASIGSGQYRPHGDKPTFGKSKETKQVRVRPHHSFSSAELSSGSLGFPQPQLAKTEVSSPYGQRGSATSKSSHSQRSFKAVPQSQTEYRSGNIGYPSGYTMKNNGRNTGYSSSVLPQQQDDDDDDDDDSSLTTIPSVLGKGVIMTISANGRQIKTGQGVPKFRPGPPPQTANPSYGSTGGYKRWRV from the exons ATGCTTTCTAGGACTTCTTTGTGGAG GGTAGGCCTGTATTTCCTGCTGGCTGTTCCTCTGAGCTCCTCAACAAGATACTATG GTTCTGATGAGGCAAGCTATAATGGCCCTTCCCAGAGCCAGTGGGGAAAGCGATCAGACGACTCACTGACCCCAGCTCGGGCACGTCAGCATCAAGGCCATTCGTCAAGAGGATACGCCACAGTAGCCGTCAGACCTAGCAGCAGCACGGCTAAGAGCCAATACTCCAAATCTGGCACTGAAAGCAGGAAGCCTAGTCTCTACCCTCTTCCCCAAGGCGGGCAGAAAGATCTACCCACGAGTGGAAGTTCGTACAGAGAAAATGTCCCCTACAAAAGCCCTCCCACCTCCTGGAAGGTCAGACCTGATTCCTCCAAGAGTTATGGCCCTTCTGTGAAGGCACCTAAAAGGGGGTCGACCAGTGCCATGAGCGACCGGTCTATGAGCAGCACACACTACAGGCCTGCTACGCCACCAGCAAAGGCTTCCATCGGCTCCGGTCAGTACAGACCACATGGAGATAAACCTACCTTTGGCAAATCTAAGGAAACCAAACAGGTGCGTGTTAGGCCCCACCACTCGTTTTCGTCCGCTGAACTTTCCTCTGGCAGTTTGGGGTTCCCTCAGCCCCAGTTGGCCAAAACTGAAGTCTCCTCTCCTTATGGCCAGAGGGGCTCGGCAACATCCAAGAGTTCCCATTCTCAAAGGTCATTCAAGGCTGTCCCTCAAAGCCAAACGGAATATAGGAGTGGAAACATTGGCTACCCTAGCGGCTACACGATGAAGAATAATGGCCGGAATACTGGTTACTCCAGCAGTGTTTTGCCTCAGCagcaggatgatgatgatgatgatgatgatgattcctCCCTCACCACCATCCCCAGCGTTCTTGGCAAGGGCGTCATCATGACGATATCGGCAAACGGACGGCAGATAAAGACTGGACAGGGCGTGCCTAAGTTTAGGCCAGGTCCCCCACCTCAGACCGCTAATCCATCCTATGGGTCAACGGGTGGTTATAAAAGGTGGAGAGTGTAA
- the LOC105903700 gene encoding uncharacterized protein LOC105903700 isoform X2, producing the protein MLSRTSLWRVGLYFLLAVPLSSSTRYYGSDEASYNGPSQSQWGKRSDDSLTPARARQHQGHSSRGYATVAVRPSSSTAKSQYSKSGTESRKPSLYPLPQGGQKDLPTSGSSYRENVPYKSPPTSWKVRPDSSKSYGPSVKAPKRGSTSAMSDRSMSSTHYRPATPPAKASIGSGQYRPHGDKPTFGKSKETKQVRVRPHHSFSSAELSSGSLGFPQPQLAKTEVSSPYGQRGSATSKSSHSQRSFKAVPQSQTEYRSGNIGYPSGYTMKNNGRNTGYSSSVLPQQQDDDDDDDDDSSLTTIPSVLGKGVIMTISANGRQIKTGQGVPKFRPGPPPQTANPSYGSTGGYKRILV; encoded by the exons ATGCTTTCTAGGACTTCTTTGTGGAG GGTAGGCCTGTATTTCCTGCTGGCTGTTCCTCTGAGCTCCTCAACAAGATACTATG GTTCTGATGAGGCAAGCTATAATGGCCCTTCCCAGAGCCAGTGGGGAAAGCGATCAGACGACTCACTGACCCCAGCTCGGGCACGTCAGCATCAAGGCCATTCGTCAAGAGGATACGCCACAGTAGCCGTCAGACCTAGCAGCAGCACGGCTAAGAGCCAATACTCCAAATCTGGCACTGAAAGCAGGAAGCCTAGTCTCTACCCTCTTCCCCAAGGCGGGCAGAAAGATCTACCCACGAGTGGAAGTTCGTACAGAGAAAATGTCCCCTACAAAAGCCCTCCCACCTCCTGGAAGGTCAGACCTGATTCCTCCAAGAGTTATGGCCCTTCTGTGAAGGCACCTAAAAGGGGGTCGACCAGTGCCATGAGCGACCGGTCTATGAGCAGCACACACTACAGGCCTGCTACGCCACCAGCAAAGGCTTCCATCGGCTCCGGTCAGTACAGACCACATGGAGATAAACCTACCTTTGGCAAATCTAAGGAAACCAAACAGGTGCGTGTTAGGCCCCACCACTCGTTTTCGTCCGCTGAACTTTCCTCTGGCAGTTTGGGGTTCCCTCAGCCCCAGTTGGCCAAAACTGAAGTCTCCTCTCCTTATGGCCAGAGGGGCTCGGCAACATCCAAGAGTTCCCATTCTCAAAGGTCATTCAAGGCTGTCCCTCAAAGCCAAACGGAATATAGGAGTGGAAACATTGGCTACCCTAGCGGCTACACGATGAAGAATAATGGCCGGAATACTGGTTACTCCAGCAGTGTTTTGCCTCAGCagcaggatgatgatgatgatgatgatgatgattcctCCCTCACCACCATCCCCAGCGTTCTTGGCAAGGGCGTCATCATGACGATATCGGCAAACGGACGGCAGATAAAGACTGGACAGGGCGTGCCTAAGTTTAGGCCAGGTCCCCCACCTCAGACCGCTAATCCATCCTATGGGTCAACGGGTGGTTATAAAAG GATTCTAGTCTGA